A region of Deltaproteobacteria bacterium DNA encodes the following proteins:
- a CDS encoding Rieske (2Fe-2S) protein, which yields MLRRRVCSVDALPPPGQMRGFSVAGFTDPVLVANVGGELFATASACPHEHVSLLGGELRGGRVVCPGHAYEFDLATGACAHDRALSLVRFRTVVENGALYIELA from the coding sequence GCCGCGTGTGTTCCGTCGACGCCCTGCCGCCGCCGGGCCAGATGCGCGGGTTTTCCGTCGCCGGGTTCACCGACCCGGTGCTCGTCGCGAACGTCGGCGGCGAGCTGTTCGCGACCGCGAGCGCCTGCCCGCACGAACACGTGTCGCTGCTCGGCGGCGAGCTGCGCGGCGGCCGCGTGGTGTGCCCCGGGCATGCCTACGAGTTCGATCTGGCGACCGGCGCGTGCGCGCACGACCGCGCGCTGTCGCTCGTCCGGTTTCGCACGGTCGTCGAAAACGGCGCGTTGTATATCGAGCTGGCCTGA